One Natronorubrum halophilum genomic window, ACCGTCGTATTCGACGTGCCCTGACCGATGGCACCGACGCCGAGCACGTATGCAATCGTGACGACGAGCGTGATCGAAAGCGCCGCGCCGCCGACGAACGCGGCGGAGTTCCGCCGCCAGTTCTCGCTCGTCGCGAGAAAGATGGCGCTCAATATCTGCGGCCCGGCGACCATGACGAACACCAGCGGCAGAACCTCGAGAAAGCTCACGGCTCGGTCACCCGAGCGCCGTTCTTCGGTTGCTGTACGGGAACGAGCGACTGCGAGACGGCGGCACTATCGAGCGGGCAGCGCGGGCGGGGGAACCGCCTTCGCCTCTGTAGCGGAGTAGTATCGATCATCGACTTGTGACTCTGGTTGGTATCGGCCGTCCATCCGGAGTTGGACGGAAAACAGGATAAAGCTTGACCGGGTAAGCGCCCCCTTCTTCGACATCGGTTCGTCGATCTCTCGCGTGCCGACTTCCGTGGGCACTCGAACGCCTCGAGCGCACCGACGGGATCACTCGACGGTGATCGTCACGGTCGCCTCGGCCCCGCCAGCCAGCGCGTCGACGAGGTCCCGGTCGAACCCCGCGGCCGCGAACGGTGCGTCGTTCACGATCGTCCGATCGTCCACGTAGTCGCTCGTGCGACCCACGGCACTGCGCTCGTTCGTCAACTCGAGGTCGGGGTCGCCGTGTCCCGTTACCGAGTCCCTACAGCCGCCGGCTTCGATCGTGACCGTGATCGTCGCGTCCGAATCCTGGCACGCCTCGACGAACGCCGGATCGAAGTCTGCCGGCGCGCGATCGGCGTCGATCGCGAGAATGCAGTCCCCGGCCGGGGTGAGATAGTCGTCGGTCGTCACCTCGAACGTGCTCGCGTGTTCGGCGCGCACGTTCTCGTGTCCTCGAGCGCGGATGACTTCCTCCATGTACACCGCTTCGTTGCCGGGCGGAAAACGCACTCGAATCGCGATTTGGCGTCAGACGCTCGAGTTACGACCGGGATCGATAGCCCGCACGAAGTTCGTCGACGCTACGCCCGATCAGGACGCCGAAGACGACGAGGAGAAGTATCGGGACGATTCCGAACCCCCACTCCTCGGTCACTGTTCCCATCGCAACGCCGGCGAGTATCGAGAGCACGGCGGCTCCGACCGCAAAGAGCGCCACGCCGAGTCGAAGCGGCGAGCCGGTTTGCCGGGCGAGGACGTACTGAGGCAGTCCGATCCCGACGGCGAGGTAGATCGCCAGCCCGATCGGCGACCCGCCGAGAATCGCAACACTCTCGGTGGCCGCGCTCGCGACGGCAGCGAGACTGATGGCGAGGAGGAGCAATAGTCCGACAACTCGCGATTCGTTCACGGAGTAACGTTCATACAGAGTGACAATATTCGTTTCGGTCGCTATCCGCCGACGGCGCTCAGACCAGACTCGCGCCGTCGAAGTCGCCGCGACTGTAGTCGATGTTCATGAGGTCGAGGATCGTCGGCGTGATATCGAAGAGGTCGGCGTCGCCGATCGTCGCCTCGGTGTGGTCGATGTACAGCGAGGTGTCGTCGAAGCTGTGCATGCCGTTTCGCGGGCCGCTGGTGAAGATCTCGGAGTCGGCCTTGAAGCCGGATTTGAGATCGAAGCCCTTGTTCGGAATCGCGACCAGATCCGGCGCGATATCGTCGTGATCGCCGCGGAACGCCGCCTCTTTCTCGACGACGCGCTCGACGACCTTGTTGCCGTCCGGTCCCTCGAGCGCCTCGAGTTCGGCCTTGAGTTCGTCGCGAACCTCGTCGTACTCCGACTCGGGGACGGAGCCGCGGGGTTCGCGCCCCTCGAGGTTGATGTAGAATCGACCGGGGATGAAGGAGTACGCCGTGGTTTCGTCGGCGATATCGTCCAGTTCCTCGGGGTCGTCGGTCCGGAAGGAGAGCCACCCCTCCTCCAGTAGCCACTGGTTGAAGTGGACCTCATAGTCGAGGCTCGTAAAGCCGTGATCGGAGGCGACGATCATGGTGACGTCTTCGGGCAGCGCCTCGCGAAGCTGCCCGATGTAATCGTCGAGTTTCCGGTAGAATTCGATGAACTCGTCCTTGAACTCGCCGTCGCGCTCGTAGTCTTTGAACAGGAAGTGGTTGACCCGGTCGGTCGTCATGAAGACGCCGAAGAACAGGCCCCAATCGTCCTCCTCGATGTAGTGTTCGAACGCCTCGAAACGGGCATCGAGGGTCGCGTGAGCGTCTTCGATGAACTCGGTTTTGTCGCCCTGGTGGCCGAGTTTCGGGTTGACGTCGATTCGGTAATCGAGCGTCTCGAGGTAGTCGCGAACGTCGTCGGGGTAGGCTGCTTTGTCGAGACCGGGCGAGAGAAAGCCCGAGACCATCCGCTGAACGTTTCGCTGCGGCGGGAAGGTGACGGGGACGTTCATCACGGTCGCCTGTCGTCCCTCCTCCTGAACGCGGTCCCAGACACGGTCGGCCTGGACCTCGCGTCCCATCGGGACGTAGGTGTCGTAGGTGCCGACCTCGCGGTCTTGAAAGCCGTAGACGCCCGTTTCGCCGGGATTCATCCCGGTCGTCAGCGACGGCCAGCAGGCGCTAGATTCGGGCGGAACGATGCTCGAGATCTCGCTCGCCGTGCCCTCTGCAGCGAGCGCGGCGAAGTTCGGAAACAGTTCCTCGTTCTCCGAGAGGAGACTATACGGCACGCCGTCGATCCCGATAAATGCGACTCGGGGGTTTCCGTCGCCCCGTAATCGATCGAACAGACCCATGGACGGACGTTGTTCGACCGCATACAAGAAGGTTCGTTTCGAGACACTCCGTTGAGAAGGACTGCTACCAGTTCACGTGCGTTCCGCGTCGGAGTGATCCGGCTCACTGAAAGACGTCAACGGATCGATACCAGTAGTCGAACGTAGCGATCCAGCGGGTGCGAGCAACCGCGTCGAGAGAAACCTCGAGTAGCGAATGCAGATGCGACCGCGACCAGTGCTCGAGGAGGCCGATGCTTAGTCTTCGGTCCCGTCCCGTTCGATCGATTCGAAATTCGTGGGGATGACCGTCAGGTGGGCCATACCGATACCGGATTCGACCGCGTCATCTACCGTAGCGGACGTTCGTGCGGACGGGTTGGTTGCTGCCATAACGAGTTCATCTAGTACGCCGCTACGAATAAAATTACCCATGCTCATAATGCATGAGCGTCCGTCGGCGCATAACTCCAGCGTATCCGGTGACACCGTGTACTCTGAGCGTCTCAGCGAGACCGCAGTGAACACCGATATCGAGAACCGTCGCCCGGTAGACGGACGTAGTGGCGCGTAGAAAGTCAGCCGCTGCCGTTAGAAGTTCTCTTCGTAGAGGTCCTGGGCGTGCTCGATCGCGTCGTAGGCGGCCTGTTTGTCCTCCCAGCCCTGCGTTTCGACTTCCTTGCCCTCCTCTAAGTTCTTGTAACTCGAGAAGAACTCGTCGATCTCGTCGAGTTGCTGTTGGGTGATGTCTTCGAGGTTCTCGATGTGGTCGTATCGTGGATCCTCGGACGGAACGGCGATGACCTTGTCGTCTTGCTCGCCGTCGTCGTCCATCTTCATCAGCGCGACGGGGCGCGCTTCGATGACGCAGCCGGGGAACGTCGCATCCTCGACGAGGACGAGCACGTCGAAGGGATCCTCGTCGTCGTAGTACGACTGCGGAATAAATCCGTAGTCGCTCGGATAGTGGACGTTGCTGTGCAGCACGCGGTCGAGTACGACCCCGGGGACGTCCTTATCGTACTCGTACTTGTTTCGCTCCCCTTTGAGACATTCGACGACCGCATAGATCTCTTCGGGTGGGTTCGGTCCAGTCTCGAGGTCTTCCCAGAGGTTGACCATGTACCGGACACTCGACGGTCGATCAAAAAGTACTTTCGTAATCGTGTGTCATATTCAATCCGACCGTTACCAGAGACCACCGAGACGAGATCCGGACACGCACCACCAGTATCCGGCTACGTAGGGCCCGTTCGGCGCTTTGCCGGTCGTGCGGAAACGAGAAAATAGTTGGTAAGTCTTAAATAGTCTGGTGACATTTACAAAGCTATGTCAGAGGCACAATCAATCACCGGCGAACAGAGTATTGCACGCGAACTCACCGCGTTCCAGAACAACATCCTCGTCATCCTCGCCAAGGAGCCGATGTACGGACTGGCGATCAAGCGCGAACTCGAGGAGTACTACGGGACCGAAGTCAACCACGGCCGACTCTACCCGAACCTCGACGAACTCGTCGATCTCGGGCTGGTCGAGAAGAGCGAACTCGACAAGCGAACCAACCAGTACTCGCTGACCGACGACGGCTACGACGCCGTCCTCGACGGCATCGAATGGTCGCTCTCGAAGGTCGTTACGGGCGACGACCGCGCGGACGAGATCAACGAGATAGTCGAGAACAGCTACTGAACGCGACACCACCACCGTTTTCGCTACCGAACCTGTTCGTCAGGAACGGGTTCACCGGCCGTCTCGTACACGAGCGCGATCGATTCCCCGATCGCGTCTCGTTGTGCCGCTGACGGCCACGCGTTTCTCACGACGTACTCCGTCCGAAACTCCTCGAGTTCGTCGCCCGTCAATTCCTCGATCCGTTTCGCGTAGTGGTTGCCGGTAAAATCTGCGAGCAGCGTTGCGTTGTCGCCGTGGATATCGCCGTGGCGCTCCCGCACGTCCGCGACGAGTTCACGGTTGTGTGCATCGACCGTCTCCCAGTCGTCGGGATCGCCCGACCCCTCGAGTCGGATCTCGACCGCGCGCGAGATGTCGTCGACGCGGTCGGTCCTGATCACGCCGTCCTCGTGCCACTCGTCGGGGTGGAGCACGAGGACGTCGTCGCCGTCGTCGTCGCGGATACGCGCGGTGAAATCGTGGTCCTCGAGGAGTTCCGTGCGCCGTTCCGCGTGGACTCGAGCCTCGTTCTCGTCGGGCACCGTCCGCTTGAGTCGGGTAAGTCGTTCGGCCTCGTCGACGACATCTGCGGGAAGGCCGTCGCTCTCGGATTCGTCAGTGCCGCCCCCGGCGCTGCCGTTCGCTTCGGCGGAACCGGCCAGCGATTCGTTCGAGTCGGTCATGCAGGTCCGTACGTACTCGAGGGCTTTTCCCTTGCTGGTCTCGCGGCTCGGTGGCCACCTCAGCCCTGGTCGAGCGCCTCGTTTGCGAGCCCGTCCGCCCGGTTGTTGACCTCTCGAGGGATGTGCTCCAGCGTCCAGTCGTCGAACCCGGCGAGGATCTCGCGGACGGTCACGCGCTTCTCGCGCAGCTCCGGGTTGTTCGTATCGTACTCGCCGCGGACCTGCTTGACGATCAACTCGGAGTCGCCGCGCACGTGGATTTCGTCGTAGCCGTAGTCGCGAGCGGCCTCGAGGGCCGTGAGCAGCGCCTCGTACTCGGCCTGATTGTTCGTCATCGTGCCGATCCGCTCGCCGCCCTCGGCGACGATGCCGTCGCCGGTGACGATCACCCAGCCGGTCGCTGCGGGGCCGGGATTCCCCCGGCACGCGCCGTCGAAGTAGACGTGTGCGCGGCCGCCGTCCTCTCGCAGCAGCGCCTCGAGATCCTGCGGGCTCTCTCCCTGAATCACGACCTTGTCGTCGTACGCGACGGCCGTCGCGCCACCGCGACTCGCACGCCACCGTTCGTGGTCCGTGTTCCCGGACTCGACGGTCACGCCCGCCTCCTCGAGTCGCTCTCGAGCCGTCTCGACGTCGCACTCGATAACCGGCATTTGTGGCTGTTCTCGACCAGAGCCGGATAAAGTCTTTCCGGTTCCAAATCGTAAATCTCGCATGCTACGCTCTGTCGGCACCGATATCGGGTGATTAGCCTCAGTTGGAGAAAACGCCCACCAAGAATTTATATACGATGGTGATACTACTATAAAAGTGCGATGACACGGTCCACCCGCCAGCGGGAGCGAACACACGAGACGGACGAGACCGAGGATCAGGAAGGGGTTCGTGCGTGCCCTGAGTGTGAATCGGATAACCTGGTGAAAGACTCCGACCGGGGTGAGCTCATCTGTGAAGACTGTGGGCTCGTCGTGGAGGAAGAAAAAATCGATCCCGGTCCTGAGTGGCGGGCGTTTAACCATCAGGAACGGCAGGAAAAGTCCCGGGTCGGTGCGCCGACGACCCAGACGATGCACGATAAGGGACTGACCACTACGATCGACTGGAAGGACAAGGACGCATACGGCCGCTCTATCTCCTCGAAAAAGCGCAGCCAGATGCACCGACTGCGCAAGTGGCAAGAGCGCATCCGAACGAAGGATGCGGGGGAGCGTAATCTGCAGTTCGCGCTCAGCGAAATCGATCGAATGGCATCCGCACTGGGCGTTCCGCGCTCGGTTCGCGAGGTCGCATCCGTTATCTACCGGCGCGCGTTGAAAGAAGACCTCATCCGCGGTCGCTCGATCGAGGGCGTTGCGACGTCCGCGCTGTACGCTGCCTGTCGCAAGGAAGGTATCCCACGTAGTCTCGAGGAAATCTCGGAAGTCTCTCGTGTCGAACGCAAAGAGATCGGTCGCACGTATCGGTACATCTCGCAGGAACTCGGCCTCGAGATGCGCCCCGTCGACCCGAAAAAGTACGTCCCCCGCTTCTGTTCCGAACTCGAACTCTCCGAAGAGGTCCAGACGAAGGCCAACGAGATCATCGAGAAGACGGCCGAGGAAGGGCTGCTCTCGGGCAAGTCACCGACTGGCTACGCCGCCGCCGCGATCTACGCTGCATCGTTGCTCTGCAACGAGAAGAAGACCCAGCGCGAGGTTGCGGACGTGGCCCAGGTGACCGAGGTAACGATTCGAAACCGGTACCAGGAGCAGATCGAAGCGATGGGGATCCACGGGTAAGCCGTCCGCTCGCCAGTTCTCCATTTTTACGTGCGTCACTTCAGAGATCCAGCGACTGCAAAGCAGCCGGTGACCGACCGGAGGAGAGTCCATCCCCTGTCCCGGTACGGACTCCGGTGCTGTGCGACATTCGCGGGCGACGCTACTCTTCCGTGCCGACGCTGATGACCTGCAACAGCGAGTAGACCGGGACGCCCTCGAGTTCCTCGAGGCCTTGCTTGTCCGCGAGGACGACGCACGCGAGGGGCTCGCCGCCTTCAGTGCGAATGGCCTCGATGGTCTCGCGCATCGTGGTCCCGCTGGTGACGGTGTCGTCGACGACGTAACATTCGCGGTCGCGGATCCCGGCGAAGTTCCGCGAAAACGTGCCGCCGAGTTCCTCGATATCGCCTTCCTCCCACTGGTGTTTCGCGGGCGTATAGGTCCCCAGATCCGTCTCGAGTTCGCGCGCGACGAGCGTAGCGATCGGACCGCCGGCTTTCTCGATTCCGATGGTTAGATCGACGCCTTCGCCGTGTTTAGCGAGCATATCGGCCATCGCTTCCGCGATCGCGCTCATTCGTTTGCTGTCTCGACCGATTGCCGACCAATCGACGTGGATATCCTGGGGTCCGCCGATAGGTCCGTCGGCCGCCCCCTGTTCCGGCTGATCCGACGGCTGCGTCGTCGCACCGCTTCGCTCGACGAGCCAGCTCGCCGTCTCTCGAGAGACGTTCAGTTCGTCCGCGATCTCGCCTTTCGACAGTCCCCGAGTCGTGAGTTCGGCTGCACTCTCGATCAAGTCGTCGACGTTTTTCATATGCGTTCGAATTCGAGCGCCGTTTTTATAGTCGTATCGTCGTCGATCGAGGAACCGGTCGCCGCTGCACTCGAGAACGCGCACTCGACGACTCGCACTGAAAACGGTTATCTGCCTCCTCCTGCCAGTAACTATCATGGAGCGGTACGATCTCGTCTATCAGCTGTACGACGAGTACGACACGGAGACGCTACGGGAGTATCAGGCGTTCGTCGACGTCTTTCCGGCGATCGACTCTCGAGTCGCACTGGAGCACTGGCAGGGTGCAACCGAGGAACTCGAGGAGCGAAAGGACGAAATCCGATCCGGGTTTGCGGCGGGCGAGACGTTCGCCGAGGTCGCCTCCCGCGCCAATCGAGATCAAGCCTTTACCGCGCTGGATCTCGAAGCCAAGTACGGTCGCGCGGTGAACGTTCTCGTCCTCGACGTCGATGAAACGCTTCGTTCGGCGGGCGGGACGGACAACGAGATTCCGCGCGACACCCTGCACGTGCTGACGGAGTTCCACGAGGCCGGCGTGCCCATCGTCATCTGTACGGGCCAGACCCTGGAGAACGTCAAAGGGTTCGCGATTCAGGGCCTGGGCAGCGAGATCGTCCACTCGGGCGACCTCTCGATCGTCTACGAGGCCGGAACGGGCGTGTTCACGCCGGGTCACGGCGCGCAGACGAAGCAACTGCTCTACGAGGACCTGGAGGAAGCGATCCGGAACGTCTTCGACGACGTGCGCTCGCGCGTGCTTCCAGAAGCCCCCGAGGACCTTCGGCGCGGCTGTCACCTGCAGGGCAACGAGTTCAACGTCACGATGAAGCCGAATTACGAAACCGGCTCCACGAAGGCCCGGGAGACGATCGACGCGGCGCTGGTCTACCTGATCGACCTGCTCGCCGACGCCGTCGGTGTCGCACTCGAGTTGAACGGGACGGACGGGAGCGACGATCGGGAAGACGGTACCGGCAGCAGGGAGATCGACGACGAGACGGTCGTCGACTGGACGCGCGCGTTCTACGCCGATCAGGATCCGGAGATCAGGGCCGTCCTCGAGGGCGAAGGAGCCTATCCCGATCTCGACTCGGAGGCGGTTCCCGGAGCGCTTTCGGACGTCTTAGAACGCATCGACGTGGCCTACTACGAGGCCGATGCGGCCGAGATCGGAAGCCTCGAGTTGAACAAGGTCGTCGGCGTCGAGCGTGCGTTCGACGTCCTGGACGTCGACGATCCGTTTGCCCTCGTGATGGGCGACTCCAAGAGCGACCTGCGCGTGATGAAGTGGGTCGACGAGATCGACGCGGGCATCGCGGCCGCGCCCGAACACGCTTCTCAGGATACCCTAGAGCACGTCCTCAGGACGGACGAACTCGTCTTCGATCGGGGGAAGAGCGTCGACGTTCTGCGGACGGTGTTTGCGCTGAATAGATTGGCACGGCTCGAGTGACCGCGAGTCGCGGACGGATCGCCGATGACACTGATCGCGGTCCCGGAATCAGTACCTCCCGTACTGACCGTCACCGACTGTGAAATACTGCCTTAAACGGCTGGAATACAAAGGCCTGCTCATCAACGGCGTTCACGCCGTATCAAGTGACAGCACGATCCGAGCGGGAGTGCACGGGCTACCGAACGTAGTACGAATGCCAACGGGTGCTCTCGCCGCCAAAGAGTGGATCTGCGAGATACATATGAGACGATTCGAGTCCACACATCACCACGACAGCGGCACCGTTCGCCAACCGGACTCGAGCGTTCCGTACGAGGTGATCGATCCATGACGACGATCGCAGAACTCTCGCTCTCGACCGACGAGTTCGCGCTCGCGGAGACGCTCCGGCAACTGCCAGCGATGGAGGTCCGGGTCGAGAGCGTCGTCGCCGAAGGGCCGGCTCGAACGGTCCCGCTCGTCTGGTTCTCGAACGTCGACCCGGACGAACTGCAGCAGGTGCTCGGCGACGATCCGACCGTCGACGAGTACCAGTGTCTCCTCGAAGATACCGACGACGAGGAGTGGTTCTATCGGCTCCAGTACGGCGAGGACGTCAGTTCGGTCTGTGGTTCGGTGTACACCAACGGCGGCACGGTCCTCGACGCGCAGATCACCGACGATCAGTGGACACTTCGACTCCTCTTTCCGCACCGCGAGGAGCTCTCGGAAACCGTTTCGGCCATCGAAGCGCAGGGCGTCCGCGTCGACGTCCGGCGGATGGTCGAAGCCGGACAGGACGAAGACCTTGAGACGACAGCGGCGTTGACCGAGCCACAACAGGAGGCGATTTCCGAGGCCTATCGCCAGGGCTACTACGACGTTCCGCGCGAGATCTCGCTCGAGGAACTGGCGAACGAGCTCGGGATCTCCCATCAGGCGCTTTCGGAGCGAC contains:
- a CDS encoding DUF371 domain-containing protein: MEEVIRARGHENVRAEHASTFEVTTDDYLTPAGDCILAIDADRAPADFDPAFVEACQDSDATITVTIEAGGCRDSVTGHGDPDLELTNERSAVGRTSDYVDDRTIVNDAPFAAAGFDRDLVDALAGGAEATVTITVE
- a CDS encoding alkaline phosphatase family protein; the protein is MGLFDRLRGDGNPRVAFIGIDGVPYSLLSENEELFPNFAALAAEGTASEISSIVPPESSACWPSLTTGMNPGETGVYGFQDREVGTYDTYVPMGREVQADRVWDRVQEEGRQATVMNVPVTFPPQRNVQRMVSGFLSPGLDKAAYPDDVRDYLETLDYRIDVNPKLGHQGDKTEFIEDAHATLDARFEAFEHYIEEDDWGLFFGVFMTTDRVNHFLFKDYERDGEFKDEFIEFYRKLDDYIGQLREALPEDVTMIVASDHGFTSLDYEVHFNQWLLEEGWLSFRTDDPEELDDIADETTAYSFIPGRFYINLEGREPRGSVPESEYDEVRDELKAELEALEGPDGNKVVERVVEKEAAFRGDHDDIAPDLVAIPNKGFDLKSGFKADSEIFTSGPRNGMHSFDDTSLYIDHTEATIGDADLFDITPTILDLMNIDYSRGDFDGASLV
- a CDS encoding inorganic diphosphatase, with translation MVNLWEDLETGPNPPEEIYAVVECLKGERNKYEYDKDVPGVVLDRVLHSNVHYPSDYGFIPQSYYDDEDPFDVLVLVEDATFPGCVIEARPVALMKMDDDGEQDDKVIAVPSEDPRYDHIENLEDITQQQLDEIDEFFSSYKNLEEGKEVETQGWEDKQAAYDAIEHAQDLYEENF
- a CDS encoding PadR family transcriptional regulator codes for the protein MSEAQSITGEQSIARELTAFQNNILVILAKEPMYGLAIKRELEEYYGTEVNHGRLYPNLDELVDLGLVEKSELDKRTNQYSLTDDGYDAVLDGIEWSLSKVVTGDDRADEINEIVENSY
- a CDS encoding DUF7108 family protein; this encodes MTDSNESLAGSAEANGSAGGGTDESESDGLPADVVDEAERLTRLKRTVPDENEARVHAERRTELLEDHDFTARIRDDDGDDVLVLHPDEWHEDGVIRTDRVDDISRAVEIRLEGSGDPDDWETVDAHNRELVADVRERHGDIHGDNATLLADFTGNHYAKRIEELTGDELEEFRTEYVVRNAWPSAAQRDAIGESIALVYETAGEPVPDEQVR
- the rnhA gene encoding ribonuclease HI, encoding MPVIECDVETARERLEEAGVTVESGNTDHERWRASRGGATAVAYDDKVVIQGESPQDLEALLREDGGRAHVYFDGACRGNPGPAATGWVIVTGDGIVAEGGERIGTMTNNQAEYEALLTALEAARDYGYDEIHVRGDSELIVKQVRGEYDTNNPELREKRVTVREILAGFDDWTLEHIPREVNNRADGLANEALDQG
- a CDS encoding transcription initiation factor IIB, which produces MTRSTRQRERTHETDETEDQEGVRACPECESDNLVKDSDRGELICEDCGLVVEEEKIDPGPEWRAFNHQERQEKSRVGAPTTQTMHDKGLTTTIDWKDKDAYGRSISSKKRSQMHRLRKWQERIRTKDAGERNLQFALSEIDRMASALGVPRSVREVASVIYRRALKEDLIRGRSIEGVATSALYAACRKEGIPRSLEEISEVSRVERKEIGRTYRYISQELGLEMRPVDPKKYVPRFCSELELSEEVQTKANEIIEKTAEEGLLSGKSPTGYAAAAIYAASLLCNEKKTQREVADVAQVTEVTIRNRYQEQIEAMGIHG
- the gfcR gene encoding transcriptional regulator GfcR; this translates as MKNVDDLIESAAELTTRGLSKGEIADELNVSRETASWLVERSGATTQPSDQPEQGAADGPIGGPQDIHVDWSAIGRDSKRMSAIAEAMADMLAKHGEGVDLTIGIEKAGGPIATLVARELETDLGTYTPAKHQWEEGDIEELGGTFSRNFAGIRDRECYVVDDTVTSGTTMRETIEAIRTEGGEPLACVVLADKQGLEELEGVPVYSLLQVISVGTEE
- a CDS encoding HAD family hydrolase, translating into MERYDLVYQLYDEYDTETLREYQAFVDVFPAIDSRVALEHWQGATEELEERKDEIRSGFAAGETFAEVASRANRDQAFTALDLEAKYGRAVNVLVLDVDETLRSAGGTDNEIPRDTLHVLTEFHEAGVPIVICTGQTLENVKGFAIQGLGSEIVHSGDLSIVYEAGTGVFTPGHGAQTKQLLYEDLEEAIRNVFDDVRSRVLPEAPEDLRRGCHLQGNEFNVTMKPNYETGSTKARETIDAALVYLIDLLADAVGVALELNGTDGSDDREDGTGSREIDDETVVDWTRAFYADQDPEIRAVLEGEGAYPDLDSEAVPGALSDVLERIDVAYYEADAAEIGSLELNKVVGVERAFDVLDVDDPFALVMGDSKSDLRVMKWVDEIDAGIAAAPEHASQDTLEHVLRTDELVFDRGKSVDVLRTVFALNRLARLE
- a CDS encoding helix-turn-helix domain-containing protein, with amino-acid sequence MTTIAELSLSTDEFALAETLRQLPAMEVRVESVVAEGPARTVPLVWFSNVDPDELQQVLGDDPTVDEYQCLLEDTDDEEWFYRLQYGEDVSSVCGSVYTNGGTVLDAQITDDQWTLRLLFPHREELSETVSAIEAQGVRVDVRRMVEAGQDEDLETTAALTEPQQEAISEAYRQGYYDVPREISLEELANELGISHQALSERLRRANRVLASEQLNESGGELATE